The following proteins are encoded in a genomic region of Cyclonatronum proteinivorum:
- a CDS encoding DUF3891 family protein yields the protein MIVRPSADDTALIITQLHHSYMTGALAQAWKSGPDVPGIAAHQELVVQAALLHDIGWLDWESQPDLAPNGHPFDFLDMPKHHHLSIWKNGFEDAFQVHPLIGLLVLRHNLTLAGSGSPGDDHPQLAAFFQECEHLNAQLEAQLTGDSGLSSLNPESLRDMNAFILLTDYISLRMCMGPEKESPFGPPPAFRGLQLQMEPDPSQPETFRIGPWPFEGDRFVWEAHAWQHRAKLPFAELQPERQVSFRMELRPA from the coding sequence ATGATTGTTCGCCCTTCTGCGGATGACACAGCGCTTATCATCACACAGTTGCACCACAGCTACATGACCGGAGCCCTTGCACAGGCCTGGAAGTCCGGGCCGGACGTTCCCGGGATTGCAGCTCATCAGGAACTTGTAGTGCAGGCGGCTTTGCTGCATGATATCGGATGGCTCGACTGGGAAAGTCAGCCGGATTTAGCCCCCAATGGGCACCCTTTTGATTTTCTGGACATGCCCAAGCACCATCATCTGAGTATCTGGAAAAACGGCTTTGAAGACGCCTTTCAGGTTCATCCCCTGATCGGCTTGCTTGTACTTCGGCACAACCTTACCCTTGCCGGCAGCGGGAGCCCTGGCGATGATCATCCGCAGCTTGCCGCCTTTTTTCAGGAATGCGAACACCTTAACGCCCAACTTGAAGCGCAGCTGACCGGCGATTCCGGACTTTCATCCCTAAACCCGGAAAGCCTTCGCGACATGAACGCCTTTATTCTGCTCACCGATTACATCAGCCTGCGCATGTGCATGGGTCCCGAAAAAGAAAGTCCTTTTGGGCCGCCGCCCGCTTTCCGCGGTTTGCAGCTTCAGATGGAGCCGGACCCTTCACAGCCTGAAACATTCCGGATTGGCCCCTGGCCGTTCGAAGGTGACCGCTTTGTTTGGGAAGCCCATGCCTGGCAGCATAGGGCGAAGCTGCCTTTTGCAGAGTTACAGCCTGAACGTCAGGTCAGTTTCCGGATGGAGCTGCGCCCCGCATAA
- a CDS encoding SDR family NAD(P)-dependent oxidoreductase — protein sequence MKHFIITGASRGIGYSLAVSLAAPGITLHITARGDLGGLLDIVSKRGASAHAYQFDLSRTDGITVLTDEIFGNISMPEATYIGLVNNAGMLHPIGPMGKHDTEHYRQNLEVNFVAPALLMHEFVKRTAGFSGELRVLNVSSGASQNAYHGWSHYCSTKAGLDMLTDCLHLEHRDRIKTYGFNPGRTDTQMQDEIREQSPEDFQYVQSFIEAKSQGKLNSPDTVAGMMKIVLTEDRFEPGKMVSVRDF from the coding sequence ATGAAACACTTTATCATCACCGGTGCTTCACGTGGTATCGGCTATTCGCTGGCTGTGTCGCTTGCGGCGCCCGGTATCACCCTGCATATTACTGCGCGTGGTGACCTGGGCGGGCTGCTCGATATCGTCTCCAAACGCGGGGCTTCGGCACATGCCTATCAGTTTGATCTCAGCCGCACCGACGGCATTACGGTGCTCACCGATGAAATCTTCGGAAACATCAGTATGCCGGAAGCTACCTACATTGGCCTGGTTAACAATGCCGGCATGCTGCATCCCATCGGGCCGATGGGGAAACACGATACGGAGCACTACCGTCAGAATCTCGAAGTCAATTTCGTGGCCCCTGCCCTGCTCATGCACGAGTTTGTGAAGCGCACCGCCGGATTCAGCGGGGAGCTGCGTGTGCTGAACGTTTCGAGCGGCGCTTCTCAAAATGCCTATCACGGCTGGAGTCATTACTGCAGCACCAAAGCCGGGCTCGATATGCTCACCGACTGCCTGCACCTTGAGCACCGTGACCGGATCAAAACCTACGGCTTCAACCCCGGTCGTACCGATACCCAAATGCAGGATGAAATCCGTGAGCAAAGTCCCGAAGACTTTCAGTACGTGCAAAGCTTCATCGAAGCCAAATCGCAGGGCAAACTCAACAGTCCGGATACCGTTGCGGGGATGATGAAAATCGTGCTGACCGAAGACCGCTTCGAACCGGGAAAAATGGTGAGCGTCCGCGATTTCTGA
- a CDS encoding alpha/beta hydrolase, which yields MNKVSTFWTIILTLGGLYAALALLLFLFQERLIFLPSRPVPFTPEVAGLPYSEHFFPSENGNMLHAWFVFQEGDEDAFNRPAILFCHGNAGNIANRIPLLEIFHGLGYNIFIFDYQGYGKSEGRPGEREILADGLAAFDFMTDELGIAHERILPLGRSMGGPVAAWVAINRNTRALALESTFTNIPDIARKTYPIFPVGLLARVKLPTRDFVKQFDGPVLVAHSPGDMLIPYEMGRILYETAPGTSHWLELAGNHNDGHIATGPAFGQGYQAFINRYFN from the coding sequence ATGAACAAAGTGAGCACTTTTTGGACCATCATCCTTACCCTTGGCGGTCTGTACGCAGCGCTTGCTTTGCTGCTGTTCCTGTTTCAGGAGCGGCTCATTTTTCTTCCATCAAGGCCGGTCCCCTTCACCCCTGAAGTGGCCGGCCTTCCTTATTCTGAGCACTTTTTCCCCAGCGAAAACGGCAACATGCTGCACGCATGGTTTGTTTTTCAAGAAGGGGATGAAGACGCTTTCAATCGTCCGGCGATTTTGTTTTGTCACGGAAATGCGGGAAACATCGCAAACCGAATCCCGCTGCTTGAAATATTTCACGGGCTGGGCTACAACATCTTCATTTTTGATTATCAGGGCTACGGCAAGAGTGAAGGCCGACCGGGTGAGCGCGAAATTCTGGCAGACGGACTCGCTGCCTTTGATTTTATGACCGACGAACTTGGCATAGCGCACGAGCGGATTCTGCCGCTGGGCCGCTCCATGGGGGGACCTGTTGCGGCTTGGGTCGCCATCAACCGGAACACAAGGGCGCTTGCGCTGGAGTCAACCTTCACCAACATTCCCGACATTGCACGCAAGACCTACCCCATTTTCCCGGTCGGGCTGCTGGCCCGGGTCAAGCTCCCCACCCGCGACTTCGTGAAACAGTTCGACGGGCCGGTACTTGTTGCGCACAGCCCCGGCGACATGCTTATCCCGTACGAAATGGGGCGCATTCTGTATGAAACTGCGCCGGGCACAAGTCACTGGCTCGAACTTGCGGGCAATCACAACGACGGGCACATCGCAACCGGCCCCGCTTTTGGACAGGGCTATCAGGCTTTTATCAATCGCTATTTCAATTAA
- a CDS encoding sugar transferase, translating into MTFYTSYGKRIFDFTTALTGLLLFGWLILLAAVIARRDTGLSGFFRHTRVGQHGRHFEILKIRTLRTKIASPKGVTTTAELQHVTGTGRFFRRTKIDELPQLWNVLKGDMSLVGPRPDVPEYAGNLEGEDRIILSVRPGITGPATLQYRDEEEQLLAQTDPVRYNDEVIWPEKVRLNKQYVADCSFRYDLGILIKTVLTVLKIGKN; encoded by the coding sequence ATGACTTTTTACACTTCGTACGGAAAGCGGATTTTTGACTTTACCACAGCTTTAACCGGCCTGCTGCTGTTTGGATGGCTGATTCTGCTCGCTGCTGTTATTGCACGCCGCGATACCGGCCTGTCGGGCTTTTTCCGGCATACCCGCGTCGGGCAACACGGACGCCATTTTGAAATTCTGAAAATCCGTACGCTAAGAACTAAAATAGCCTCACCAAAAGGCGTGACTACAACTGCGGAATTACAGCATGTAACGGGAACAGGCCGTTTCTTCCGGCGCACCAAAATCGATGAGCTGCCGCAGCTTTGGAACGTGCTCAAGGGTGATATGAGCCTGGTCGGGCCGCGTCCGGATGTGCCCGAATATGCCGGCAATCTCGAAGGGGAAGACCGCATCATCCTCAGTGTCAGGCCCGGCATCACAGGTCCGGCAACCCTGCAGTACCGGGATGAAGAAGAACAGCTGCTCGCCCAAACCGATCCCGTTCGGTACAACGATGAAGTCATCTGGCCCGAAAAAGTGCGCCTGAACAAACAGTATGTTGCTGACTGTAGCTTTAGATACGATCTCGGCATCCTCATAAAAACCGTGCTGACGGTTCTCAAAATCGGCAAAAACTGA
- a CDS encoding type II toxin-antitoxin system RelE/ParE family toxin has product MDKESRGTTRSDFRLYRRRLTLYTYRTVQKIIGRVEKIPLYPFKGRMVPEYERDDIREVFHHPYRIIYMVRPELTTIEIISIIHSSRLLPDEMTD; this is encoded by the coding sequence GTGGACAAAGAAAGCCGAGGAACAACCCGATCAGATTTTCGACTTTATCGCAGAAGACTCACACTTTATACCTATCGGACCGTACAGAAAATCATCGGGAGAGTCGAAAAAATCCCGCTGTATCCGTTCAAAGGTCGCATGGTCCCGGAATATGAACGGGATGATATCCGGGAGGTTTTTCATCACCCATACCGCATCATCTACATGGTAAGGCCTGAGCTAACTACCATTGAGATCATCAGCATCATACACAGCTCGCGTTTGCTGCCGGATGAAATGACAGATTAG
- a CDS encoding ATP-dependent DNA ligase yields MKMTDTLPETDARFGASFRRFCEVMQRIAETRGNNRKISLFADYLRSLPNERDTAIAAQFAGEGAFSSVSGKRASVGHRTVAVCAASFCEIDYDLVFRACRTATGSASETIEKLMENLPVAISKRQPELLSLTETEALYYRLEKERSREGKQALLTEAWSRMSPLEIKFFIRVMGQGSLRIGFEARSIVSALASAFGYEAEEVRYAHMITGSLGRTAVLCREARLDEARFRLFQPIAFMLASPVESRAVEDISAYLAEEKFDGMRCQLHAEGAKVALFSRDLNDITAAFPEIVQDFSAKTMPATVLDGEICVFREDTIQPFQELQKRMGVKKPGVGILKKHPVVFIAYDLLYSAGKPLFGLPLTARRAQLESLCEQHDIRRSIAFEVKDEAEVDQFFERALAHGNEGLMLKHRDSTYEYGQRRKSWLKVKKPGGTLDTVIMYAHAGSGKRGGTYSDFTLGISVRDDERYEEEFIPIGKAYGGYTDAELKKLNQAMKPLIVDRFGPTYSLKPGIVVELEFDGIQVNKRTKAGYTLRLPRFRAIRWDLTPADADTLHEVERLAEEKRTAERSAQREHRSFR; encoded by the coding sequence ATGAAGATGACTGACACCCTGCCTGAAACAGACGCCCGGTTCGGAGCTTCCTTCCGCAGGTTTTGTGAAGTGATGCAGCGCATTGCCGAAACCCGCGGCAACAACCGGAAAATCAGCCTCTTTGCGGATTACCTGCGCTCGCTTCCCAACGAGCGGGACACCGCGATTGCTGCGCAGTTTGCCGGGGAAGGTGCTTTTTCTTCGGTCTCCGGCAAACGCGCCTCGGTGGGGCACCGGACTGTTGCCGTATGCGCCGCCTCTTTCTGTGAGATTGATTACGACCTCGTGTTCCGCGCCTGCCGCACTGCGACCGGAAGCGCAAGCGAGACCATCGAAAAGCTGATGGAAAACCTGCCCGTTGCCATCAGTAAGCGGCAACCTGAACTGCTGAGTCTGACCGAAACCGAAGCCCTGTATTACCGGCTCGAAAAAGAGCGTAGCCGCGAAGGCAAACAAGCGCTGCTCACAGAAGCCTGGTCGCGGATGAGTCCGCTGGAAATCAAGTTTTTTATCCGGGTGATGGGGCAGGGGAGCCTGCGGATCGGCTTCGAGGCGCGCAGCATTGTTTCGGCCCTTGCCTCGGCTTTTGGATATGAGGCGGAGGAAGTCCGCTACGCCCACATGATCACCGGCAGCCTTGGGCGGACCGCGGTGCTTTGCCGCGAAGCCCGCCTCGACGAAGCTCGCTTCCGGCTGTTTCAGCCGATTGCCTTCATGCTCGCCTCCCCGGTCGAGAGCCGCGCAGTCGAGGACATCAGCGCCTACCTTGCCGAAGAAAAGTTCGATGGCATGCGGTGTCAGCTGCATGCGGAGGGCGCAAAAGTCGCGCTGTTTTCACGCGATCTCAACGACATCACTGCGGCTTTCCCTGAAATTGTGCAGGACTTCAGCGCCAAAACGATGCCCGCTACCGTGCTCGACGGCGAGATTTGCGTGTTCCGTGAGGACACCATTCAGCCGTTTCAGGAGTTGCAGAAACGCATGGGCGTGAAAAAGCCGGGCGTGGGCATTCTCAAAAAACATCCGGTCGTGTTCATCGCCTACGACCTGCTGTACAGCGCAGGCAAGCCGCTGTTCGGACTTCCTCTCACAGCCCGCCGTGCGCAGCTTGAAAGCCTGTGTGAACAGCACGACATCCGCCGCAGCATTGCGTTTGAGGTGAAGGATGAGGCGGAAGTCGATCAGTTTTTCGAGCGTGCCCTCGCGCACGGCAACGAAGGCCTCATGCTCAAGCACCGCGACAGTACCTACGAATACGGGCAGCGCAGGAAGTCCTGGCTGAAGGTCAAAAAGCCCGGCGGCACCCTCGATACGGTCATCATGTACGCGCATGCGGGCAGCGGCAAACGCGGCGGCACCTACTCCGATTTCACCCTCGGTATCTCCGTTAGGGATGATGAGCGCTACGAGGAAGAATTCATCCCCATCGGCAAAGCCTACGGCGGCTATACGGATGCAGAGCTCAAAAAACTCAATCAGGCCATGAAACCCCTCATTGTGGATCGCTTCGGCCCGACTTACTCCCTTAAACCCGGCATTGTGGTCGAGCTCGAATTCGACGGCATTCAGGTCAACAAGCGCACCAAAGCTGGCTACACCCTCCGCCTTCCCCGCTTCCGCGCCATCCGCTGGGATCTCACCCCTGCCGACGCAGACACCCTGCATGAAGTCGAACGCCTCGCCGAAGAGAAACGCACCGCTGAGCGAAGCGCGCAGCGTGAGCATAGGTCGTTTAGGTAG
- a CDS encoding DUF2335 domain-containing protein, which produces MLGVTIQQSSSFTGPLPPPALLKEYSDIVENGAERIFRMTEMQSAHRMQLEDYAIKEELSQSRRGQNFGFALGVLGLILATVLALSGYEWVAGVFGTTTIVGLVTVFVIGKKAQRNQE; this is translated from the coding sequence TTGCTTGGTGTAACTATCCAACAATCAAGCTCATTCACAGGTCCGCTTCCGCCACCTGCACTGCTTAAAGAGTACTCGGATATTGTAGAAAATGGAGCAGAAAGAATATTCCGAATGACTGAAATGCAATCAGCCCATCGCATGCAGCTTGAAGACTATGCTATTAAAGAAGAGCTGTCCCAAAGCCGTAGGGGTCAAAACTTTGGATTTGCTTTGGGAGTCTTAGGTCTGATTCTTGCAACCGTGCTGGCATTAAGTGGCTATGAATGGGTAGCCGGTGTATTTGGCACGACTACAATTGTGGGACTTGTGACAGTTTTTGTAATTGGGAAAAAGGCACAGCGAAATCAGGAATAA
- a CDS encoding acylphosphatase: MNKELSIATAARVKVEGRVQGVGFRYFVYRFAKRNDITGWVRNLDDGSVEAHFEGPEQKIGQIIQLCHEGPVGSNVKKVSVEEKQPTHQWDEFSFRYE; the protein is encoded by the coding sequence ATGAACAAAGAATTATCTATAGCCACAGCCGCCCGCGTAAAGGTCGAAGGCCGTGTACAAGGGGTAGGATTCCGGTATTTTGTGTACCGCTTTGCCAAACGAAACGATATCACCGGCTGGGTCCGTAATCTGGACGATGGCTCGGTTGAAGCCCATTTCGAAGGGCCCGAGCAAAAGATTGGTCAAATCATTCAGCTTTGCCATGAAGGTCCGGTCGGCTCGAATGTCAAAAAAGTTAGTGTAGAAGAAAAACAGCCGACCCATCAATGGGACGAATTCAGCTTCCGCTATGAATAA
- a CDS encoding alkaline phosphatase yields the protein MNRRDFLKFGALTGMFAGASGVASACATPASNGNFAGRAKYIIFMVSDGMSHGTLQMADLMSRRLHGRPSKWIELYEQRAVTRGLMDMTTGNASVPDSAAASSSWGCGHRITNGNVNMDDNENPFEPIIPIFGRHGRKTGLVTTTEITHATPAGFTANVQRRHMQDDIAAQYLEREVDVMLGGGRRHFDPDVREDGQDLYAGFRDKGYKVALTKAELGQPNGFGRVLGTFTERHLPYSRDHENTEELVLDVPTLAEMSKYAIDTLYASGDGFILQIEGGRVDHAAHSMDATGLVYDQIAFDDAIRVAWDFYLQHPDETLIVMTTDHGNANPSLNAAGSGYNDSDPFFNRLQEFTYTNNWIMRGLNEDSSVADIVARVGTATGLDFERDHARMLQQALRGEFQAAYAMKARPMNVLGGLMSNYTAVSFTGSVHTADYVELAAAGPGSETLGPITRNTDWFGLMLTAAGIEIPEMRQS from the coding sequence TTGAATCGCCGTGATTTTCTCAAATTCGGTGCACTCACCGGTATGTTTGCCGGCGCTTCCGGAGTCGCCTCCGCCTGTGCGACGCCGGCTTCGAACGGTAATTTCGCCGGCCGCGCCAAATACATCATCTTTATGGTTTCCGACGGCATGAGCCACGGAACCCTCCAAATGGCCGACCTCATGAGCCGCCGCCTGCACGGACGGCCTTCCAAATGGATTGAGCTTTATGAACAGCGTGCCGTAACCCGCGGCCTCATGGATATGACAACCGGCAACGCAAGCGTACCTGATTCAGCCGCTGCGTCGTCCTCCTGGGGTTGCGGACACCGAATCACCAACGGCAATGTGAATATGGATGACAACGAAAATCCGTTCGAGCCCATCATCCCAATTTTTGGTCGTCACGGCCGCAAAACCGGTCTCGTGACCACCACCGAAATCACGCACGCAACCCCCGCCGGCTTCACGGCCAATGTACAGCGCCGACACATGCAGGATGACATTGCCGCGCAGTATCTCGAGCGCGAAGTCGATGTCATGCTCGGTGGCGGCAGACGCCATTTCGATCCCGATGTTCGGGAAGATGGACAGGATCTCTACGCCGGTTTCCGCGACAAAGGCTACAAAGTCGCCCTAACCAAAGCCGAACTGGGGCAGCCGAACGGCTTTGGCCGCGTGCTCGGCACCTTCACGGAGCGTCACCTGCCCTACTCCCGCGACCACGAAAATACCGAAGAGCTCGTGCTCGACGTGCCTACCCTCGCTGAAATGTCGAAATACGCCATCGACACCCTGTACGCGAGCGGCGACGGTTTCATCCTGCAAATCGAAGGCGGGCGCGTAGATCACGCCGCGCACTCGATGGACGCTACCGGCCTCGTTTACGACCAAATCGCCTTCGACGACGCCATTCGCGTAGCCTGGGATTTCTACCTGCAGCACCCCGACGAAACCCTCATCGTCATGACAACCGATCACGGCAACGCCAACCCCTCGCTCAACGCAGCCGGAAGCGGCTACAATGATTCCGATCCCTTCTTCAACCGCCTTCAGGAGTTCACCTACACCAACAACTGGATTATGCGCGGCCTGAACGAAGATTCATCGGTTGCAGATATCGTAGCACGGGTCGGAACCGCGACCGGACTCGACTTCGAGCGCGACCATGCCCGCATGCTGCAGCAAGCTTTACGGGGTGAATTTCAGGCAGCGTACGCCATGAAGGCCCGCCCCATGAACGTGCTTGGCGGCCTCATGAGCAACTACACCGCCGTTTCATTTACGGGCAGCGTACACACGGCCGATTACGTCGAACTCGCCGCCGCAGGCCCCGGCAGCGAAACCCTCGGGCCAATCACCCGCAACACCGACTGGTTCGGCCTCATGCTCACCGCGGCCGGAATCGAAATACCCGAAATGCGTCAGTCGTAA
- a CDS encoding carbohydrate binding family 9 domain-containing protein codes for MSSFRFFVYLFSALLHLWGASAFAGHTTDQTDEVIHQEAPQAGSSASPLYEILAYRLQPGEQLTFDGIPDEPFWSRAVPATSFTMQEPEEGAVPNQRTEVFVAYDDNYLYIAAMLYDDDPDGILAFQKRRNAALGTDDRFMFILDTFNTQRNAYFFETNPNGLLGDGLLTVGQGVSLNKSWNGIWDVRTHVGDWGWSLEIRIPFRSLDFDRSAGHWGINFQRTIRRTNEEIVWAGWQRNQGLFRPAAAGRLTGLRNPSQGLGLEIKPYATGSGTSLRSPGTAADYSGSADAGFDLSYSITPGIRASLTVNTDFAETEVDQRRINLTRFPLFFPEQRDFFLEGANIFSFASSSGVTPFFSRRIGLAEGRPVPITAGLRVLGRTENYTLGLYQIRTGETSAVPAEDFTAARYIQNFGARSSLGFLYTRRNALGHSDAFHTFGTDLGLNTSRFLNDKNLEFESFFLWHNDPREASESSDADRIAYGFRLNFPNFPFYGHVSYRQLGQAYNPELGFTSRNSFRRLNPNIGYTWVAENNPIIRSANVSLSYTWLTDLSGRTELSSIFLQFLNLRLESGEQFWGSLTHAYEFLPVSFDLLRDGRFIIDEGSYTTTRMFLGMSTASFRRVVLYTGFAREGFWDGMRNQYEASLTLRPYPGINVSGSWNRDAISLDAGSFNTDLFRFSGNFDLSPYIAVTSIIQYDNMSEMLGMFNRLRWTLTPGSDLFLVYTRNWIQLEDRFTPLETQGAIKLNYTYRI; via the coding sequence ATGTCGTCATTCCGGTTTTTTGTTTACTTGTTTTCAGCGCTGCTACACCTATGGGGTGCGTCCGCATTCGCAGGTCATACTACCGACCAAACTGATGAAGTGATTCATCAGGAAGCTCCGCAAGCGGGTAGTTCCGCAAGCCCGCTGTATGAAATTCTGGCCTACCGTCTTCAGCCTGGTGAGCAGCTGACCTTCGACGGCATACCCGATGAGCCTTTCTGGTCGCGCGCCGTACCTGCAACGAGTTTTACCATGCAGGAGCCTGAGGAAGGTGCCGTTCCTAATCAGCGGACGGAGGTTTTCGTAGCCTACGACGACAATTACCTGTACATCGCTGCTATGCTCTATGATGATGACCCGGACGGTATCCTCGCCTTTCAGAAAAGGCGTAATGCAGCCCTCGGCACCGATGACCGCTTCATGTTTATTCTCGACACCTTTAACACGCAGCGAAACGCCTATTTTTTTGAAACCAACCCCAACGGCCTGCTTGGCGACGGGCTGCTTACCGTTGGTCAGGGGGTTTCCCTCAACAAATCCTGGAACGGCATCTGGGATGTGCGTACCCATGTTGGCGACTGGGGCTGGAGTCTTGAAATCCGGATTCCGTTTCGCTCGCTTGATTTCGATCGCAGTGCAGGGCACTGGGGCATCAATTTTCAGCGCACGATTCGCCGGACCAACGAAGAGATTGTGTGGGCGGGCTGGCAGCGAAATCAGGGCTTATTCCGGCCTGCCGCTGCCGGAAGGCTCACCGGTCTCCGCAACCCCTCGCAGGGACTTGGACTCGAGATCAAGCCCTATGCTACCGGAAGCGGCACAAGCCTGCGAAGTCCCGGCACGGCTGCGGATTATTCCGGCAGTGCCGACGCCGGCTTTGACCTTTCTTACAGCATCACCCCCGGCATCCGGGCTTCGCTGACCGTGAATACCGACTTTGCCGAAACCGAAGTTGATCAGCGCCGCATCAACCTGACGCGCTTTCCCCTGTTTTTCCCTGAACAGCGCGACTTTTTTCTGGAAGGAGCCAATATTTTCAGCTTTGCCTCTTCAAGCGGGGTCACCCCGTTCTTCAGCCGCAGGATTGGTCTCGCTGAAGGGCGCCCCGTGCCCATTACTGCCGGACTCCGGGTACTGGGGCGAACGGAAAATTACACCCTTGGTCTGTATCAGATTCGCACCGGTGAAACTTCTGCCGTGCCTGCCGAAGATTTTACTGCAGCCCGGTATATCCAGAACTTTGGCGCCCGAAGCAGCCTGGGCTTCCTGTACACAAGACGCAATGCTCTTGGTCACTCTGATGCCTTCCACACCTTCGGTACTGACCTCGGGCTGAACACCTCCCGCTTCCTCAACGACAAAAACCTTGAATTTGAGTCCTTCTTCCTTTGGCACAACGATCCCCGTGAAGCGTCCGAATCTTCTGATGCCGACCGCATTGCGTACGGGTTCAGGCTCAACTTTCCGAATTTTCCGTTTTACGGACACGTGTCTTATCGTCAGTTGGGTCAGGCCTACAACCCGGAGCTTGGATTTACCTCACGCAACAGCTTTCGTAGGCTAAACCCCAACATCGGCTACACCTGGGTCGCAGAAAACAACCCGATAATCAGATCTGCCAATGTTTCACTCTCCTACACCTGGCTCACGGACCTGAGCGGACGCACCGAGCTGTCAAGTATTTTCCTGCAGTTTCTGAACCTGCGGCTCGAAAGCGGCGAGCAATTCTGGGGAAGTCTGACGCACGCCTATGAGTTTCTTCCTGTAAGCTTCGACCTGCTTCGGGACGGGCGTTTTATCATAGACGAAGGCAGCTATACTACGACACGCATGTTTTTGGGGATGAGTACCGCTTCCTTCCGAAGGGTAGTGCTCTACACCGGGTTTGCACGGGAAGGGTTCTGGGACGGCATGCGAAATCAGTATGAAGCCTCCCTCACCCTGCGGCCTTACCCCGGCATTAACGTATCCGGCAGCTGGAACCGCGACGCCATCAGCCTTGATGCGGGCAGCTTCAATACCGACCTGTTTCGTTTTTCCGGCAACTTCGACCTCAGTCCTTACATCGCGGTTACCTCCATCATTCAATATGATAACATGAGCGAAATGCTGGGCATGTTCAACCGGCTTCGCTGGACCCTCACCCCCGGCTCTGACCTTTTCCTCGTTTACACCCGCAACTGGATTCAGCTTGAAGACCGCTTCACCCCGCTGGAAACACAGGGCGCCATCAAACTCAATTACACCTACCGCATTTAA
- a CDS encoding glycosyltransferase family 2 protein, translating into MPDSRVPQVTVITAVFNAEAFVAQTVQSVLDQAFGDFEYLIVDDASTDSTPDIIQGFAENDNRIHVFRNTRNLGVAASRNRALAQAKGKYIAFLDGDDIWYPDFLREMLLFMEDGGFAFGCASHKRVDEKLIPLRKPFIVPEAITRKELLRTCSVPLLTTMLRRDAFDEIRFPLLPVNNDYGLWLKLIRSCGTIYGNPKVLAVYRMRKGSVSSDKLRSMRYIWQLYRTQEKLGFLTACRLMFIYTLNGFRKYYGS; encoded by the coding sequence GTGCCTGATTCACGTGTTCCGCAAGTAACTGTCATTACCGCGGTTTTTAATGCTGAAGCATTTGTGGCACAGACCGTACAGTCGGTGCTGGATCAGGCGTTTGGCGATTTTGAGTATTTGATTGTTGATGACGCCTCGACCGACAGTACCCCGGATATTATTCAGGGTTTTGCCGAGAATGACAACCGCATACACGTATTCCGAAACACGCGCAATCTGGGCGTTGCCGCCTCCCGCAACCGGGCCTTGGCGCAGGCGAAGGGGAAATACATCGCTTTTTTGGATGGTGATGACATCTGGTATCCCGATTTCCTCCGGGAAATGCTGCTGTTTATGGAAGATGGCGGATTTGCGTTCGGATGTGCTTCCCATAAACGGGTAGATGAAAAGCTGATCCCGCTTCGGAAGCCTTTCATCGTGCCTGAAGCCATCACCCGAAAAGAACTGCTGCGAACCTGTTCTGTTCCTCTGCTCACGACCATGCTGCGAAGGGATGCGTTTGATGAAATCCGTTTTCCCCTGCTGCCGGTAAACAACGATTACGGACTTTGGCTCAAGCTTATCCGAAGCTGCGGCACCATTTACGGAAACCCGAAAGTACTCGCGGTGTACCGTATGCGCAAAGGCTCGGTTTCTTCGGATAAACTCAGGTCTATGCGCTATATTTGGCAGCTCTATCGCACACAGGAAAAACTCGGCTTTCTGACGGCCTGCCGGCTGATGTTCATTTATACCCTAAACGGTTTCAGGAAATATTATGGTAGTTGA
- a CDS encoding VIT1/CCC1 transporter family protein, which yields MEKTDLKKETERLLNDLPENADWDDLMYKIYVRQSIEQGLEDSAAGRLCSHDALKKKYQPA from the coding sequence ATGGAAAAAACCGACTTAAAAAAAGAAACCGAACGTCTTTTGAATGATCTGCCGGAAAATGCGGACTGGGATGATCTGATGTACAAAATTTATGTCCGCCAATCGATTGAACAAGGATTGGAAGATTCCGCTGCAGGCAGGTTGTGCTCACATGATGCACTGAAAAAGAAATATCAGCCCGCATAA